The following proteins are co-located in the Acanthochromis polyacanthus isolate Apoly-LR-REF ecotype Palm Island chromosome 7, KAUST_Apoly_ChrSc, whole genome shotgun sequence genome:
- the gas1a gene encoding growth arrest-specific protein 1a: MANSGAFLRRVCRSVWPLGCVLLLSGCFSLASPSHGRRLICWQAIMNCQAEPECNYAYDHYHRACGPVLNGERKKCPSHCISSLVQLNLTKNGPALEDCSCGHDSICANTKRAIEPCLPRTTSTGCTEARYQCERDLQCSSAMDDYLNHCGKLFSGAVCTNACRNVIANMRKIPKGQQLDTCLCDGTERAICEFVKNSMKALCFDSSDGYEASGSDEELDDDLQEPDGPELLESGAALQNAHRVLTLLASILALLPLF; encoded by the coding sequence ATGGCAAACTCTGGCGCATTTCTACGGCGCGTCTGCAGATCCGTTTGGCCTCTCGGCTGTGTGCTTTTGCTTTCTGGCTGCTTCTCCCTGGCGTCGCCGTCCCACGGTCGGCGGCTGATCTGCTGGCAAGCCATCATGAACTGCCAAGCCGAGCCGGAGTGCAATTACGCGTACGATCACTACCACCGTGCCTGCGGCCCGGTGCTGAACGGGGAGAGGAAGAAGTGTCCGAGCCACTGCATCTCGTCGCTCGTCCAGCTCAACCTGACGAAGAACGGCCCGGCGCTGGAGGACTGCAGCTGCGGCCACGACTCGATTTGCGCAAACACCAAGCGGGCCATCGAGCCCTGCCTGCCCAGGACTACCAGCACCGGCTGCACGGAAGCCCGGTACCAGTGCGAGAGAGACCTGCAGTGCAGCTCCGCCATGGACGACTATTTGAACCACTGCGGGAAACTTTTCAGCGGGGCGGTGTGCACGAACGCATGCCGGAATGTGATCGCGAATATGCGTAAAATACCTAAGGGTCAGCAGCTGGACACTTGCCTGTGCGACGGCACGGAGAGAGCCATCTGCGAGTTCGTCAAGAACAGCATGAAGGCGCTGTGCTTCGACTCCTCGGACGGGTATGAGGCCAGCGGCTCTGACGAAGAGCTCGACGACGACCTGCAGGAACCGGACGGTCCAGAGTTACTGGAGAGCGGAGCCGCTCTCCAAAATGCGCACCGTGTTTTGACCCTGCTGGCATCCATTTTGGCTCTCTTACCCCTTTTTTAA